TTCAAGATAGTATTCCCATTCTACAACATGGGCAGTGAGCATGATTCTCTAGCCATGGGACTAGGCACCTCGAATGAAACCGATGTGCGCACGGGGGATGAACCAGGCTCTCATCAACTTTGAACCTCTCCAAGCAGATTGCGCACTCATCCTGGTCCGACGCCTTCCAATTCAGCTTTGCCCAACTGAACCTCTTCGAAGCACTCTTCTTTGATCCAAATACCTCAGTACGCAACTCTCCTTGAACCAAAGATTTCCCATCCACACACTTCATACCTTCTTTGTTACTGTGCCTGAAGTGATTGATTGCAAAATACCAAAGCAGGGGTACTAATTAATGTGAAAACTAAGAGCATTTAGGGTTCATATTAGCAAATACCTTTTTGGTTCTGACTTTCTTTGTGATCTCAGCCTTTCATCTAATCTTTCCTTAGCTTCTCTTGCTACTCCTCCAAGCTTATCGTCTTGATAAGTCTGAGTTAATATGCTCCTTTGCTTTTTCCCCCAAATAAAACCCAAGTTAGTCCCAAACATAATTTCCTCGTTTGAATTTTGGAACCGGAATTACTGTATATATAATCTTGAAATTTAAAGAATTACCTGTGAAGAAACAGAGCTGTGATGAGTTTCGTTGTTGCTTGTATACAAACAAAAAGAGGACCTCCTTGTTAAACCAATCACTGCCACACTTGACGAATCAGATGACCCTCCGCTTTGATGGAACCGTCTTCTTCTTGCACATTCAACACCAGGAAGCATGCCAGCCATTGGTAAAACATATAAATGTATGTAACTCCAAAAGAAACAAATTAA
Above is a genomic segment from Gossypium arboreum isolate Shixiya-1 chromosome 8, ASM2569848v2, whole genome shotgun sequence containing:
- the LOC108450766 gene encoding probable E3 ubiquitin-protein ligase RHY1A isoform X1, giving the protein MDPLLSPSVLFTLTTIRRRFHQSGGSSDSSSVAVIGLTRRSSFCLYTSNNETHHSSVSSQQRSILTQTYQDDKLGGVAREAKERLDERLRSQRKSEPKRHSNKEGMKCVDGKSLVQGELRTEVFGSKKSASKRFSWAKLNWKASDQDECAICLERFKVDESLVHPPCAHRFHSRCLVPWLENHAHCPCCRMGILS
- the LOC108450766 gene encoding probable E3 ubiquitin-protein ligase RHY1A isoform X2 → MAGMLPGVECARRRRFHQSGGSSDSSSVAVIGLTRRSSFCLYTSNNETHHSSVSSQQRSILTQTYQDDKLGGVAREAKERLDERLRSQRKSEPKRHSNKEGMKCVDGKSLVQGELRTEVFGSKKSASKRFSWAKLNWKASDQDECAICLERFKVDESLVHPPCAHRFHSRCLVPWLENHAHCPCCRMGILS